The Archangium primigenium genomic interval GGCCATGGGCGGCGCCGTGCAGGCGAGTTGTGGCTCGCGGCCCGGCTATGACGGCTACACGCTCCAGGCCACCGCGGGCACCCAGGTGCGGCTGGAGGTGACACACGCGGGCAGCTCCATGTACCTGGACACGGGCCTGTTCCTCTACGGACCGAAGGACGCGAACGGCGGCTACGCCGGCCCGGTGCTCTTCCAGGATGACGACTCGGGCTATGGCGAGCTGAGCCGCATCGACGTGGCGACCCTGCCGACCTCGGGTGAGTACCTGGTGGTGGTGGGCTGGGGCAACGCCGCGGGCAAGAAGTACCGCCTCCAGGTGGACTGCGTCGGCGGCACGTGCGTGACCCAGCCCCCGCCCGCCCCGTCCGGCCACACGCTCACCCTGCTGGAGCAGCCCCTCGCGCCCGGACTCCAGACGGCGCTGGACGCGGCCAACACCTGGCGCGAGGACCAGTACGCCTACCTGCGCCGGTTCGACTTCGCCTGGCCGTACACGGGCGCGGCGGCACTGGAGCAGGCCGCGAGCGCCGTGCTGGCGATGCCGCTCTACGCGGGCTACCGCGCGGACCCCGCGCCGGAGACCTTCGCCTATGCCCAGCTCCCCTCGCGCATGTACTCGCAGTACCAGTCCCTGCACCCGGCGCTGCTGAGCACCTACGGCCGTCCGCCCGAGACCGTCCAGGTCCGCTCCTCCTTCCGGCGCTTCTCCACCGGACCCAACGGGGACCACTGGCGCACGCTCAACGTCATCCTCCTGCCGAGCGCCTACAAGGTGCTCGTGTACGAGCAGACGGGCCACGAAATCTGAGCCGCGAGCCCCCCGGCTCGACGCCCGCGCCGGAATGACGGTACAAGCCCGCCCCCATGGAGCCCACCACCGTCAAGAAGCCCGCCCTCGTCACGGAGATCGCGCGGGAGTTCACCTTCGAGGCCGCGCACTTCCTGCCCCACGTGCCCCCGGGGCACAAGTGCGCGCGGGTGCACGGACACAGCTACCGCGTGGAGGTCACCCTGCGCGGTCCCGTGCACCCCGTGCAAGGCTGGGTGGTGGACTTCGCGGAGCTCACCGCCCTCTGGCAGCCGCTCCACGCCCAGCTCGATCACCGCCTGCTCAACGAGGTGCCCGGCCTGGAGAACCCCACGAGCGAGCTGCTCGCGGCCTGGGTGTTCGAGCGCGTGAACATCCCCGGCACCCAGGTGGCCAAGGTCCGCGTCTCCGAGACGTGCACCTCGTCGTGCACCGTCTACGCCGCGGGCACCTGAGGCCGCTCAGGTCTCGATCTGCCCCAGGTTGGCGTGCAGCACCGCGCCGTTGAGCACCGGCGAGCGGGCGCAGTACACGAGCACGTCGGCGATCTCCTCGGGAGCGATGAGCCGGCCCTGGGTGTGCCGCGCCGCCGTGGCCGCGAGCGCCGCCTCGCTGCTGCCCACGCTCTCGCGCAGCATCTCCGTGTCCGTGAAGCCGGGGCAGACGCACACGGTGTGGATCCGCGTGCCCGTCAGGTCCTGGCAGGTGGCGCGCATGAGCCCCACGAGCGCGTGCTTGGACGTCACGTAGGTGGCGGCGCCCCGCACGGCCTTCTCCGACAGCGTGGAGCCCACGTAGAGGATGGAGGAGCCATCGGTGAGGTAGGGGCGCGCCAGGGCGTTGAGCACCGCGGGGGCCACGACGTTGACCTCCAGCACGCGCCGCAGGTGCGCGCCCGTGAGGGACAGCGCGTCGTCATGCCCATACAAGGCCGCGTTGTGCACGAGGCACACCCGGCCGCCCGGTGCCTGTCCGAGCGACTCGCCCAGGGCGCGCTCCACGGTGGCCTCCCAGCCCGGGACGGACAGGTCCACGGACAGGTTGAGCACGCCGGGCTCGGGGCACGCCTGGCGCGAGACATTCATCACGCGCCAGCCCTCCGCGACGAAGCGCGCCGCCGCCGCGCGTCCAATGCCCCGGCTCGCGCCGGTGATGATCGCCCAATCCGCCATGGTTGCCTCCACTGTCGGTGTTTCCCGATGGGGCGCGAGCCCTAACACGAAGGAGGGACCGTCGACCACCCACCCGCCATCCGCTAGGGTCCAGGGCATGGCGGTCAATGTCGCGGCATCGGCGCACGTCCCGCGCCACCCGGAGTCCCCGTGGTTCCGCGCCTGGTACGCGGCCTGCGCCTCGGAGGACTTGCGGCCCGGACAGGTGCGCGCGTGGAGTCTGGCGGGACGGGAGCTGGTGCTCTTCCGGACGGAGTCGGGACAGGTGCAGGCGCTCGCGGCGCACTGTCCCCACATGGGCGCGCACCTGGCGCGGGGCACGGTGGTGGGCGAGTGCCTGCGCTGTCCCCTGCACCACCTGGCGTTCGACGGCCGCGGCGTCTGTCATCCCCCGCGGCGGCTGTCCCAGCGGGCCTTTCCCGTGGTGGAGCGCCACGGCAACGTGCTCGTGTTCAACGGGCCGGTGGTGCTCTTTCCCCCGCCCCAGGTGGGCCCGCCCGCGCTGCGCTGGCGCGCCGCCCCGCCCGTGACGGTGAAGTGCGGGTGGCTGCCCCTGGTGACCAACGCCTTCGACATCGAGCACCTGCGCACCGTGCATCTGCGCGAACTGCGCGAGCCCCCGCGCCTCGAGCGGCCCGATGCCTTCACCCTGCGCCTGCGCTTCACCTCGCGCGTGACCGGCAACGGGCTGTCGGACCGGATGATGAAGGCATTGTCCGGAGATCACATCCGCGTCACCCTGACGCTGTATGGCGGCAGCCTGCTCGCGGTGGAGAGCGACCTCGGCCGCGTGCGTGGCGCCCTGCTCGCAGCCTTCCTCCCCCACCCCGAGGGCACCCAGGTGACGCTGTCCGTCGCCTCGCCCCCGAGCCTCCTGCCGGGCCTCGCCCCGGCCCGGCTCGCCCTGTCGCGCTGGCTCTACACGGCGTTCCTCCACCGGGACCTGTCCGTGCTGGAGGGCATGCGCTTCCAGTCCGCCGCCGCCCGGGAGGACCCGGTGCTGCGCCCCCTGCTCGACTTCATCGCCCAGCTGCCCGAGGACCCGGATGACGCGCCCCCCGGATGACACGCCCATTCCCGCCACCCTCAACGGCGTGCTCCTGGCGGGCGCGCTGGCGGGCGCCATGGCGTGCCTGTGGCTCGCCTCGCACCTGGAGCCGCTGTGGGCCCGGCTGCTCGCCGCCCTCGCCTTCTCCTACGTCAACAACACCGTCTTCTCGCTGCTGCACGAGGCGACCCACGGCGTGCTCCACCCCTCGCGGCGCGTCAACGACGCCCTGGGGCGCCTGGCCGCCGCCTTCTTCCCCACGCTCTACACCCTGCAGCGCGCCTTCCACCTCACCCACCACCGCGACAACCGCACCCCGCGCGAGCGCTTCGACTACCTGCAACCCGGCGACAACCGCTTCCTCAAGCACGCGCAGTGGTACTCCATCCTCACCGGGCTCTACTGGGCCTTCGTGCCGGTGGGCGCCGCCACCTTCGCGCTCTTCCCCGGGCTCGCGCGGCGGCTCCAGGGCAAGGGCACGCGCTACGGGGCGCAGACGGGCGCGGAGAGCTACTTCGCCCGGGTGGAGCACCTGCCCCCCGCCACGCTCCGCGCCGAGGCCCTGCTCGCGCTCGGCGTGCAGCTCGGCCTGGTGTGGGGCCTCGGGCTCACCGCGTCCGGATGGGCCCTGTGCTACGGGGCCTTCGCCGTCAACTGGAGCTCGCTCCAGTACGCGGACCATGCCTGGTCGCCCCTGGACGTGCACGAGGGCGCGTGGGATTTGCGCGTGAGCGCGCCCGTGCGCTGGCTCTTCCTCAACTACCACTACCACCGCGCCCACCACCGCCACCCGCGCGTGCCGTGGATCCACCTGGGCCGCTACGTGGACCCCGAGGCGCCCCGCCCCGCGTTCTCCCAGGTGTGGCTGTCCATGTGGCGGGGCCCCCGCCCGCTGCCCGTCCCTGGGGAGCGGCCATGAGCCGCCCGCCGCTGTTCGCCCTGCCCCGGCGCGAGGACGTGGCGCTCACGGCCGCGATGGCCGCGGGCTTCACGCTCTTCTTCCTGCTCGTGTACGGCGGCGCGAGCTGGGTGACGGGCTTCTACCCGGGCGGCGTGCGCGTGGACCTGCCCTTCGAGCGTCACATCCCCTTCGTGCCCGCGTGGTCGGCCGTCTACGTGAGCATGGACGTGCTGCTGCTCTTGTGTCTGTTCGTCCTGCGCACGTGGAAGGACCTGCTGCCCCTGGTGCTCGCGCTCGCGGTGGAGACCGTGGTGGGCGCGGTGTGCTTCCTGGTGCTGCCCGTGGAGGTGGCCTGGCCCGCGCGGCAGGTGCACGACGGCTCCGCCTTCATGTTCCTCGTGGCCGACACGATGAACCTGGAGCGCAACTACCTGCCGTCGCTCCATGTCGCGTTCGCGTGCACCGGGGCCCTGGCCTATGGCGAGCGCGGCGGGTGGCTCGCGCGGGTGGGCTTCTCCCTGTGGGCCCTGGCCATCGCGGCCTCCACGCTGCTCATCCACGAGCACCACCTGGTGGACGTGCTCGCGGGGGCGCTGCTCGCCTGGGGCACCTGGCGCCTCGTGGCCCCGTTCGCCCGGCGCGCGGACGTCCAGGAGGCCCTGCGCGTGGAGGCGCTCTGCGCCCGGGAGATGTACCGCTTCTCGCGCCGGCACCTGCGCTACCTCCCGCCCGCGCTGGTGCTCTACCGCTACGCGCTGACGGGCTGGCGCACCACCCGCGTGGCCCGCACGGGCTTCTGCTTCCTGCAGCTCGTGGACGACGTGCTGGACGGCGACCGGGCGGTGGAGGGCGAGCCGCTCGAGTGGGTGGACGGGCTGCTCGCGCGGCTGGAGTCGGGACGCAGCGACCCCGGAGACGTGGCGCTCACCCTGGGCCGGTGGTTCCTCGCGGAGCTGCGCAACGACGAGGCGCGGGCCGAGGTGCTCCAGCTCGTGCGCACCATGCGGCGCGACCGCGAGCGCGTGCGGGGCCGCCAGGAGCTCTCCGAGGCCGCGCTGCGCGCCCACCACCGGGAGACCTTCACCCTGTCCGTGAGCCTGATGCTGCACGCGGCGCGGGCCGAGGCACGCGCCCTGGAGGCCCCGGCGCTCTTGGATGCGTTCGGCTGGTGCTCGGCGATGCGCGACCTGCGAGAGGACCTGCGCAAGGGCCTCTTCAACGTCCCCGCCGAGGTGGCCCGGGCGGTGCGGGCCGAGGGCGGAGACCCCTGGCACTACCCGTCGCTCGTGGACTCGGTGGCGGGCCAGGCATGGCTGCGCGCCGAGCACCGTCGGGCGCGGGCGCTGCTCGACACGGCGCGCGAGGAACTGAAGGCGCTCGAGGGCCGCTCCGGCGTGGCCCTGCTGGGGCTGTTCCAACGTTCCATCGAGGGTTTCTGGGCGAAGCGCCTGCCCCGGCGCCTGCCGTTCCTGCGCGTCCCGGAGGGCGTCAGCCCGTCGCCTTCCGGCGCCCCATGAAGCGGCCCACGGCGATGCCGCCGAGCAGCAACACCACGCCGCCCACGCCGCCGAACGTGGCCGCCCGCTTCTTCACCAGGTCCAGCACGGGGTTGTCGAACACGTTGGTGGAGTAGTGGAAGGAGGCGATGAGCCACCGGTCCCCCTGCTTCACCAGGGCGCAGCTCCAACGGCCGTGGACGACGAGGTCCGAGCCATCCGTGAGCACGTAGTGGTCCGTGGACGAGCCCTGGGCGAGGCCCGTGTCGCCGTACAGGCGCGTCAGGTCATCCACCTCGAACTTCGCGGTGAGCTTCTCCACCACGCGGTGGGGGCCATTGCGCATCTGCTCGTAGTAGGCGCGGATGGCGTCCTTGCCCACGCGCACGTCGTTGTTCATGGTGGTGAAGACCACGTCCGGGTGCAGGTGCGAGAGCAACCGGTCCAGGTCCTGCGCGTTGAGCGCCTGCTCCATGTCGTTCTTGAGCGCGCGCAGCGCCTCGTGGGTGGCCGCGTCCCCTTCCGGAGCGCGCGCCTCCTGCGCCTGAAGCATCGAGGGCGCGAGCAGCACCCAGCACACCATCACACCACCCAGAACCCGATTCATGGAGCCTCCCGAGGACGTCGCTGTTGCGGAGCGTCTAGCGCACTCAACGAACGCGGAGGAGACAACAAACGAATCGAAGTCCGGTCTTGACCTTTCCGCCCCGACCCGCGCCCGTCTAGAGGGTGATGATGCCGTGCTTCTCGAAGGAGCGCCGCGCCTGGCGGATGCGCGCCTCGGTCCTGTCGCGCCCTCCTGAGACAAACGCATCGACCATGATGTGGGTCTCGACCCCGTTCACGAGCGCCTCGATGAGCTGGGTCAATGAGGTGCTCAGGGTCTCCTCTGATTTGCACAACGTATGCATCCGCTGCGAGGTAATCCACAGCGTGGTGTAAGGGTCTGACTGGAAATGGCTCCCGAAAAGTGGCGACTCCGCCATCAGTTCCGCGACGAGGTGGACGAACTCGCCGTAGACGGGTCCCCGCTTCTCGGTCTTCCCTTTGCCGAACTGCTTGTCGATACCGTAGTCCTCGAGGGTCCGCATGATGAACTCGATGGTCGTCGGCGAGAAGGCATGTCTCACGACATGAGGGCGGAAGACATCCGCGAAATCGTTTCCGAAAGGGCCCAGGTCGATTTCATCCAACGCGGAGATTTCGGCGGAAATCTCGGTACCGCGTCGCTCGGCCAGCCGCGGTCGGTTGCCCTTCGTGAGGATGTCCAGGATGCCAATGAGGGCACCATGCTGAGAGAAGACCCGATCCATCCCGCTGTCGATGAGCCCTGGCAGGACGGGGGCGTCGAGCCAGCTGAACCGCAACTCCATCCCCGGCCAGACGCGGGTGCCGCCCCGGGTCACGGGATCCTGCGCGCTCCATGGATAGAAGAAGCGGTGGATGTTCTGCAACCAGAGCGCGCACGGCGCACGATTCCGTCTGGGCGCCGCCGCGAAGTAACCCAGGGGCGCCAGCCTCGTGCGCAGGAGGACCTCTTCGGTGTAGTCCTGGGCGAGCGCCGCCCCCAGACTGTGCCCGATCACCAGGTCGATTTTATCGGCATACTTCGCGATCGGATGGTCCTTGCAGCTCAACCAGTACTTGACGCAGCCCCCGCCAATCTCATCGGGAGAGCAGTTGGCCAGGGCACCGGTGCTGTCCATGTACCCGAGGAGCGCATCGCGCCCCTTGCCCACGGAGTTGGTGCCTCGAAACGTCGCGATGTTGCGTGTCCTGCTCCCGCACCGGGCTTGGAAGATGAACACGGCCGTCCCCGGCTGGACCGACCAGGGCAGATCCGCGAGTGCCTCGGGAGAGAGCGACTGCGTATAGCTCTCCACGAGCGTGAACTCGACCGAGGCCCCCGTCTTGGCGCCACCGAAGAACTCCGCGACCTCCCCGTCGAGAAAAGCATCGAACCGCAGGCCTTTCTTCAAGGACAGATAGGAGAGCATGACGAAGCCGTCATTGAACGCGAACGGTGTGAGCTTTCCGCTCTCGGTGAGTTGGGTGAAGAACTCCGACAGGTGCGTGGCCACGAAGTGGTTCTTCACCTCCTGGGATCGACTCGCCTTCGCCTCCCAATACTTGTTCATCAGCGTCGTGAACGCGTCGATGTTGTCGGTCTCGGGCAGCGGCGGGCGAGCGGACGTGCCGAACGAGCGCCGCATCTGCCCCCCCATTCCCACGCTCGAGACCGACGTCGTGGACCGCGTGAGCGTATTCCTTCGCAGCGGGGAAGACGCGCTCACGGGGCGACCGCGGGCAGGGACCATGGATGCCAAGGCCACGCTCGCGGGCAACGGCGGTTCCTGAGTCTGAGACCTCAGAGGCAGGGTCTGGACAACGTTCGTGGCGGACACGGATGGCGAACCGAGGGCCCAACGCTCGCGCATGAAATGGGAAAAGCCATGCTTGAAGACCGCGAGGGCACTGGGGCGGAGCCGCAAGGGAGCTTGGACAGCCATCTGCACAACGGGTTTCATTTCGGCCTCCGCACACCAATTTTCCGCTTCAAATCAATACCCAGGAGAAAGGACGTGGCCGCGCAGGGCGGTGAGGGACTGGAACAGGGGGTCCGAGGCCTTGTGTTTCAAGGAGCCCGTCAGGTACTGGGCATGGCACCACGCCTCGTTCAACTGGCCCTCCGTCCGGCGGGCGTGTAGGGGAAAGCACTCGACGCGGTCGGGAAAGAACTCGGCCCCCAGCTGCAATTCGAGACGTCGGCGGATCTCCGCGGCGGAGGACTCCGGGCTTGGCATCCGGCCCTCGGTGAAGACGAGCAACACCTGCCGGTACTGTCCCGCCAGGCCCGTGGGTACGGGCAGCACGGAGGTGACCAGGGCCGGGCCCGGCGCCTCCCGCAGCGCCTCTGTCACCTCGCCCGCCGGGTAGACCCGCCCCTCGCGCCGGGCCTCGCGACCGCCGGCGTATTGGTAGTGCTCGTTCACCCGCGTGAGGATGATGTGGCTGGGGGCGCGGCCCTCGGGGGGCAGCAGGGTGAAGAGGCCGGTGTCGCCCGCTGTCTCCTGCCCGGTCTGGGTGAAGTCCCACAGGGCCCAGCGGCGGCCTGGCGCCGGGGCGGCGTCGAGGTGCACATCCCCCACGCGCCGCTGGGAGCAGAGCACCGTCCCACCCGCCGCCGCGTCCACGAGCACATTGGCACAGGGCACCGCGGCGAGGCCGCACTGCTTCACCCAGGCGCGCCACGCCTGCCAGTCCAGGGGGCCCTCGGGATTGCGAAACCAATGGCCCACGGTCTTGAGCGAGGTCCGAGCGCGCAGCGAGGCGTCCCGCAGGGCTGGCGTCACGCCGAGCGCGCGAATGGGATGTTCGGTCAGCAGGGCCGGTGAGGCCTCCACGTCCGCCGGCTCGAGATGCAGGTAGGTGGCGCCACGCAGCAGCGTGGCGAA includes:
- the queD gene encoding 6-carboxytetrahydropterin synthase QueD, which produces MEPTTVKKPALVTEIAREFTFEAAHFLPHVPPGHKCARVHGHSYRVEVTLRGPVHPVQGWVVDFAELTALWQPLHAQLDHRLLNEVPGLENPTSELLAAWVFERVNIPGTQVAKVRVSETCTSSCTVYAAGT
- a CDS encoding SDR family oxidoreductase, producing MADWAIITGASRGIGRAAAARFVAEGWRVMNVSRQACPEPGVLNLSVDLSVPGWEATVERALGESLGQAPGGRVCLVHNAALYGHDDALSLTGAHLRRVLEVNVVAPAVLNALARPYLTDGSSILYVGSTLSEKAVRGAATYVTSKHALVGLMRATCQDLTGTRIHTVCVCPGFTDTEMLRESVGSSEAALAATAARHTQGRLIAPEEIADVLVYCARSPVLNGAVLHANLGQIET
- a CDS encoding Rieske 2Fe-2S domain-containing protein; protein product: MAVNVAASAHVPRHPESPWFRAWYAACASEDLRPGQVRAWSLAGRELVLFRTESGQVQALAAHCPHMGAHLARGTVVGECLRCPLHHLAFDGRGVCHPPRRLSQRAFPVVERHGNVLVFNGPVVLFPPPQVGPPALRWRAAPPVTVKCGWLPLVTNAFDIEHLRTVHLRELREPPRLERPDAFTLRLRFTSRVTGNGLSDRMMKALSGDHIRVTLTLYGGSLLAVESDLGRVRGALLAAFLPHPEGTQVTLSVASPPSLLPGLAPARLALSRWLYTAFLHRDLSVLEGMRFQSAAAREDPVLRPLLDFIAQLPEDPDDAPPG
- a CDS encoding fatty acid desaturase → MTRPPDDTPIPATLNGVLLAGALAGAMACLWLASHLEPLWARLLAALAFSYVNNTVFSLLHEATHGVLHPSRRVNDALGRLAAAFFPTLYTLQRAFHLTHHRDNRTPRERFDYLQPGDNRFLKHAQWYSILTGLYWAFVPVGAATFALFPGLARRLQGKGTRYGAQTGAESYFARVEHLPPATLRAEALLALGVQLGLVWGLGLTASGWALCYGAFAVNWSSLQYADHAWSPLDVHEGAWDLRVSAPVRWLFLNYHYHRAHHRHPRVPWIHLGRYVDPEAPRPAFSQVWLSMWRGPRPLPVPGERP
- a CDS encoding phosphatase PAP2 family protein, which translates into the protein MSRPPLFALPRREDVALTAAMAAGFTLFFLLVYGGASWVTGFYPGGVRVDLPFERHIPFVPAWSAVYVSMDVLLLLCLFVLRTWKDLLPLVLALAVETVVGAVCFLVLPVEVAWPARQVHDGSAFMFLVADTMNLERNYLPSLHVAFACTGALAYGERGGWLARVGFSLWALAIAASTLLIHEHHLVDVLAGALLAWGTWRLVAPFARRADVQEALRVEALCAREMYRFSRRHLRYLPPALVLYRYALTGWRTTRVARTGFCFLQLVDDVLDGDRAVEGEPLEWVDGLLARLESGRSDPGDVALTLGRWFLAELRNDEARAEVLQLVRTMRRDRERVRGRQELSEAALRAHHRETFTLSVSLMLHAARAEARALEAPALLDAFGWCSAMRDLREDLRKGLFNVPAEVARAVRAEGGDPWHYPSLVDSVAGQAWLRAEHRRARALLDTAREELKALEGRSGVALLGLFQRSIEGFWAKRLPRRLPFLRVPEGVSPSPSGAP
- a CDS encoding SgcJ/EcaC family oxidoreductase, with the protein product MNRVLGGVMVCWVLLAPSMLQAQEARAPEGDAATHEALRALKNDMEQALNAQDLDRLLSHLHPDVVFTTMNNDVRVGKDAIRAYYEQMRNGPHRVVEKLTAKFEVDDLTRLYGDTGLAQGSSTDHYVLTDGSDLVVHGRWSCALVKQGDRWLIASFHYSTNVFDNPVLDLVKKRAATFGGVGGVVLLLGGIAVGRFMGRRKATG
- a CDS encoding AMP-binding protein, which translates into the protein MTPTPPAHELRAILAAYETATPPEAGVPDWLRRSWNDPEGFAATLAPAHVGRGAPFKSRAGQHHDFFHDLMGRHAATERIALRTYDRARGWQTLSYRQLHDQAVRRAAAWAQQGVKPGAKVCLVFNPGPELLVSLGAALGLGACISLLPPVGRRFVARRLAALAPEHVAAEAHQAPLLGPFAKCLLATQGPPTPTIASYTYKPGEVVGLLFSPLATPAGVPVPLLAGDAWLGALVDGLLTFGLSPGEHLAAPGFHPLQHLPALLFATLLRGATYLHLEPADVEASPALLTEHPIRALGVTPALRDASLRARTSLKTVGHWFRNPEGPLDWQAWRAWVKQCGLAAVPCANVLVDAAAGGTVLCSQRRVGDVHLDAAPAPGRRWALWDFTQTGQETAGDTGLFTLLPPEGRAPSHIILTRVNEHYQYAGGREARREGRVYPAGEVTEALREAPGPALVTSVLPVPTGLAGQYRQVLLVFTEGRMPSPESSAAEIRRRLELQLGAEFFPDRVECFPLHARRTEGQLNEAWCHAQYLTGSLKHKASDPLFQSLTALRGHVLSPGY